A section of the Malania oleifera isolate guangnan ecotype guangnan chromosome 2, ASM2987363v1, whole genome shotgun sequence genome encodes:
- the LOC131147953 gene encoding protein WHAT'S THIS FACTOR 9, mitochondrial isoform X2 → MFQRLLGGSEGFLYGRQVGFNYQQKCSLVNVKLKWVKDRALDATVVGGRDLRAACILVSIISSDLHGCLPIYRLARHRRLLSLPHDLKLSTFIRRYPTLFHEFHVHDSGGTRVPWFHLTDEAANLHQKELSFILQNHMDILTRLRKLLMLTREGTLPLQTIDQLKWDLGLPYEYHQSLISCHPELFSLVRLPDDRVGLKLTCWDDGLAISQLQTNASLQQTEEDLKSGTLAFPIRFTRGFGLKRKCMEWLKEWQKLPYTSPYSDAAHLDPRTDVSEKRIVGVFHELLHLTIQKRTERKNVSNLRKPLALPQKFTKVFERHPGIFYISKKSDTQTVVLREAYDGPQLRQKHPLVEIRERFMTLMRNGLLDRSRGLYKKTTDIALEEYPSEDKCWGELNNDSSKSGGESESECIYFSEYDSDEPMHDHC, encoded by the coding sequence ATGTTTCAGCGGTTGTTAGGTGGGTCGGAAGGATTTCTCTACGGACGTCAGGTGGGATTCAATTACCAGCAGAAATGTAGTCTTGTTAATGTAAAGTTGAAATGGGTGAAAGACAGAGCACTTGATGCCACTGTGGTTGGTGGGAGGGATCTCAGAGCAGCCTGCATCCTTGTATCAATCATATCCTCTGATCTCCATGGCTGCCTCCCCATTTATCGCCTTGCCCGCCACCGAAGACTACTCAGTCTTCCACATGATCTCAAGCTCTCCACTTTTATCAGGAGATATCCCACTCTTTTTCATGAATTTCATGTTCATGACAGTGGGGGAACTCGTGTTCCCTGGTTCCACTTGACAGACGAAGCCGCTAATCTCCACCAGAAAGAACTTAGTTTCATCCTACAGAATCATATGGATATCCTTACTAGGCTTCGCAAACTGCTCATGCTCACTAGAGAGGGGACTCTTCCTTTACAAACCATTGATCAACTAAAATGGGACCTAGGCTTGCCATACGAATACCATCAGTCATTGATTTCATGTCACCCTGAATTATTCTCTTTAGTCCGCCTTCCTGATGATCGTGTTGGTCTGAAACTTACCTGCTGGGATGATGGCCTAGCCATTTCCCAATTGCAAACGAATGCTAGTTTACAACAAACAGAAGAAGATTTGAAAAGTGGTACCTTAGCCTTTCCAATTCGATTCACGAGGGGCTTTGGACTGAAGAGAAAATGCATGGAGTGGTTAAAAGAGTGGCAGAAGCTCCCTTATACCTCTCCTTACTCGGATGCAGCCCATTTGGATCCACGCACAGATGTTTCTGAGAAAAGAATTGTTGGGGTCTTTCATGAACTTCTCCACCTCACCATACAAAAGAGAACTGAGCGTAAGAATGTTAGCAACCTTCGTAAACCACTGGCCCTGCCCCAGAAGTTTACTAAGGTGTTTGAGCGCCATCCTGGCATTTTCTACATTTCCAAGAAGTCTGACACCCAAACAGTTGTCCTTAGGGAAGCCTATGATGGTCCGCAACTCCGACAGAAACATCCTCTTGTAGAAATTAGGGAAAGATTTATGACCTTAATGAGAAATGGGCTACTCGATCGGAGCAGGGGCTTATACAAGAAAACAACAGACATTGCTCTAGAGGAGTATCCATCAGAGGATAAATGTTGGGGTGAACTCAATAATGATAGCTCTAAATCCGGAGGAGAATCAGAATCAGAGTGTATATATTTTTCTGAATATGATTCAGATGAACCAATGCACGATCATTGTTAA
- the LOC131147953 gene encoding protein WHAT'S THIS FACTOR 9, mitochondrial isoform X1 produces MYGVCSLIHHHRYYAEKMFQRLLGGSEGFLYGRQVGFNYQQKCSLVNVKLKWVKDRALDATVVGGRDLRAACILVSIISSDLHGCLPIYRLARHRRLLSLPHDLKLSTFIRRYPTLFHEFHVHDSGGTRVPWFHLTDEAANLHQKELSFILQNHMDILTRLRKLLMLTREGTLPLQTIDQLKWDLGLPYEYHQSLISCHPELFSLVRLPDDRVGLKLTCWDDGLAISQLQTNASLQQTEEDLKSGTLAFPIRFTRGFGLKRKCMEWLKEWQKLPYTSPYSDAAHLDPRTDVSEKRIVGVFHELLHLTIQKRTERKNVSNLRKPLALPQKFTKVFERHPGIFYISKKSDTQTVVLREAYDGPQLRQKHPLVEIRERFMTLMRNGLLDRSRGLYKKTTDIALEEYPSEDKCWGELNNDSSKSGGESESECIYFSEYDSDEPMHDHC; encoded by the coding sequence ATGTATGGGGTATGTTCATTGATTCATCATCATCGTTATTATGCAGAGAAGATGTTTCAGCGGTTGTTAGGTGGGTCGGAAGGATTTCTCTACGGACGTCAGGTGGGATTCAATTACCAGCAGAAATGTAGTCTTGTTAATGTAAAGTTGAAATGGGTGAAAGACAGAGCACTTGATGCCACTGTGGTTGGTGGGAGGGATCTCAGAGCAGCCTGCATCCTTGTATCAATCATATCCTCTGATCTCCATGGCTGCCTCCCCATTTATCGCCTTGCCCGCCACCGAAGACTACTCAGTCTTCCACATGATCTCAAGCTCTCCACTTTTATCAGGAGATATCCCACTCTTTTTCATGAATTTCATGTTCATGACAGTGGGGGAACTCGTGTTCCCTGGTTCCACTTGACAGACGAAGCCGCTAATCTCCACCAGAAAGAACTTAGTTTCATCCTACAGAATCATATGGATATCCTTACTAGGCTTCGCAAACTGCTCATGCTCACTAGAGAGGGGACTCTTCCTTTACAAACCATTGATCAACTAAAATGGGACCTAGGCTTGCCATACGAATACCATCAGTCATTGATTTCATGTCACCCTGAATTATTCTCTTTAGTCCGCCTTCCTGATGATCGTGTTGGTCTGAAACTTACCTGCTGGGATGATGGCCTAGCCATTTCCCAATTGCAAACGAATGCTAGTTTACAACAAACAGAAGAAGATTTGAAAAGTGGTACCTTAGCCTTTCCAATTCGATTCACGAGGGGCTTTGGACTGAAGAGAAAATGCATGGAGTGGTTAAAAGAGTGGCAGAAGCTCCCTTATACCTCTCCTTACTCGGATGCAGCCCATTTGGATCCACGCACAGATGTTTCTGAGAAAAGAATTGTTGGGGTCTTTCATGAACTTCTCCACCTCACCATACAAAAGAGAACTGAGCGTAAGAATGTTAGCAACCTTCGTAAACCACTGGCCCTGCCCCAGAAGTTTACTAAGGTGTTTGAGCGCCATCCTGGCATTTTCTACATTTCCAAGAAGTCTGACACCCAAACAGTTGTCCTTAGGGAAGCCTATGATGGTCCGCAACTCCGACAGAAACATCCTCTTGTAGAAATTAGGGAAAGATTTATGACCTTAATGAGAAATGGGCTACTCGATCGGAGCAGGGGCTTATACAAGAAAACAACAGACATTGCTCTAGAGGAGTATCCATCAGAGGATAAATGTTGGGGTGAACTCAATAATGATAGCTCTAAATCCGGAGGAGAATCAGAATCAGAGTGTATATATTTTTCTGAATATGATTCAGATGAACCAATGCACGATCATTGTTAA